The following nucleotide sequence is from Candidatus Saganbacteria bacterium.
GGGTCTCTATTACCTCGCGGGACAAGTGTTTTTTGATCTTTTCGTAATCATAGGTGACTTCAAGAGATCCGAAGCAATATTCGCATACGAAAAGAGCTTCTTTTGGATATTCTCTTCCGCATTCCTTGCATTTAAGCCCAACCATAAAACTCATTCTTCAGACCTCCTTTTTGACTAATACTTCGAAGTAATTGTCCTTTTCTGTGATGCTTATAACGTCTTGTCCATCGTTCTTGAGGCTAGCGGGGACATTGATGATAGGCTCGCCTTGATCTAAGTATACCAAAATTTTGTCCCCTTTTTCCATAGTTTCTAGTCGGATCTTAACTTTTACGTAGTTTATCGGGCAAGCCACGCCTCTTAAGTCCATTAATACTTCATGGGATGCGACCTTTTTTTCCTCGGTTTTCTTGTCTTCGGCCTCTTTTTTTAATTCATGTCTAATTGGAAAATGAAAAGTCGGATCCATCGCCTTATATGCCGCCGACACCTCATCGAATAATTCTTGAACATATGCTTTCGCATCGGTTTGAGACACTTCTTCCTTGAGTATTGAGAAAGCAAACTCGATAATATTCTTGAATTTGTAGGCAACGATGCCCATTTCTACAAATTTTTCCTTAAACTGTGCCATGATCTCGCTTTCGACTATGGTATCAACACCCTTTGTCATAAGGAGGGCGCGCGCAGAATATATCAATGCCTTATAAAGGTCTTTTAAGGTAGCTTTTTCTAAAAATTCTTTCGCATCTTTAAGATCCGATTCAATAATATCGAGAACTCCGGCTCCACACTCGCCTTGAGAAATCCCGGTCAATGAGAATTCCTCGGTTTTGCCCCAATCAACATAGAAGTCTTTATTTTCTTCATAGGATGGGACAGCAATATAATCTTTGAGAAGTTCGCGGGCCAACCCCTTGCCTGTCTTTTCTAAATATTCATCAACATTAATATCGGCCGAAAGCGCAACTTCCATCTTCTTGAATAATGCTCTCAAGAATGCAGGAACATTTCTTCCGGGTATTAACCCTATTTCTTCGCCGAATTTCGTATTCGACGCCGCCTTATGGCCCCCAACCAATAAATTATAAAATGGGACCGGCCTGTTCCCCACTCTTTTGACCAATCCGTAAAAAGCGATCTTGCCCAATGGGACTTGGCCGCAGGAATTTGGGCATCCGTTGATCCTAACTTCAAGTTTCTTGAAAGCATAGCTTCCTACAAATTCTTTTTTGATCATTTCTTCAAGAGATTCCGAAAGTCCAGGAGAATTGCATACGCCCAAATTGCAGGTTAAAGCGCCTTTGCACGCAACAATGTCCAAAAGAGTTTCAGGATAAAGAAAATCCTTGAGGATCCCATTTATCTTTGTATACAACTTAAACAGGCCCCCATTTCTAACAAAACATATTAGAAGATTCTGTTTTTGAGTCGCCCTAAAATCAATATTTGGGAATTCTTTTGACAATGAACCTAAATTCTCGAGCTCTTGAGCCGAAAGATCTCCTCGATTGATCCTTAGCTCCACAATCGAATATCCTTTTTGCTTTTGAGGAAAAACATTATATTTTAAGAATTCTTTATAATTGGCATCGTCGTTTTGAGCGATGGAATCATTTATTTCTTCATATTTTGGCGCAACTATATCTCTTAAAACTATCTTTTTTTGAGCCTTTAGGTCTTTGAATTCTTCCCTGTAGAGCTTTTGGAATTCCGGATATCCGATCTTTTCGATCAAAAATCTTAAACGATTATAATGCCTATTTTTTGGATCGCCGTGTTTTAAGAAAACATTTCTGACAGCTTCAGCGCAATACGGCAAGTCCTCCGGTTTAATATGTTCTTCCAACAATTTACCCAATATTGACCTTGCCCCCATCCCACCTCCAACATATACTCTAAATCCACCCTTTTCGGCCAAGAAACCCATGTCATTGGTTATTACTCCGCCGCAATCTTTTGCGCATCCGGAGAATGTCAACTTAAATTTCCTCGGCATCTGAAAGGATTTTTCGTCTTGGATCAAATACTCTGTCAAAGCGACAGCATATTTCCTGGTATCCATTACTTCATCGGGACAAACGCCTGCTTTGGCACAGGACATAATATTTCTTACTGTATTCCCGCCGCCGCCGCGGGAGGAGAGATCGAAATCGGATAAGAACTCCATCAACTTAATAGTATCTTCTATCTTCACATTATGGATCTGGATATCCTGCCTAGTTGTAATATGCAGCTTGCCGCTGCCAAACTTTTGTGAAGCTTGAGCAAGCGCAATAAGCTGCTCACCTGAAACAATCCCTGCCGGGATCCTGATGCGAGTCATGTAAATTCCTCCTCCACGGTGGGAATAGATCCCCCATGGCACGCGAACGCCTTTAAAGCGGACCTGTGGAATTTTATTTTGCAGCAATTCATCGAGCGATTGCTTGTAATTTTTCATTCCATCTTTTATTTCTTTTGATAATTTGAACATTTTTATTCCTTTATGCGTTGAAATATTGTTCCATCGAAAAATATCGCTCTCCGGTATCCGGAAATATGGTTACGACGACCTTATTTGGCCCTAGATCTTTTGCAACTTTGATCGCGGCATATGCCGCGGCACCGGACGATATTCCAACAAGCAAACCTTCCTCACGAGCCAATCTTTTAGTCATCTTGAACGCGCAATCATCGGACACTGCTACACATTCATTTATTATGCCGCGGTTCAATATTTCAGGAATAAACCCGGCGCCTATTCCCTGTATCTTATGAGGCCCAGGCTGGCCGCCGGACAAAACATGCGATCCCTTAGGCTCTACCGCAACTATCTTGACCGAAGGATAACGCTGCTTTAATACTTCAGAAACTCCTGTTATTGTCCCGCCCGTGCCGACGGTAGCAACAAAAGCATGAATTTCGGAATTAATTACATCCAATATTTCTATTGCCGTTGTCTTTTTGTGGACTTCAGGGTTTGCCTTGCTCTTGAACTGCTGGGGCATAAAGCTGTGCGGAATTTTTTTTGATAGTTGTTCCGCTTTTTTTATAGATCCCTTCATGCCTTCGATCCCCGGCGTCAACACAACTTCGGCGCCGTATGATTTCAGGATATAGATGCGCTCTAAGCTCATAGTTTCGGGCATTGTTAAAATGCATTTATATCCTTTAACCGCGCAAACCATCGCGAGGCCTATTCCAGTGTTTCCGGACGTCGGCTCAATAACAGTATATCCCGGTTTTAAAAGCCCGGCTTTTTCCGCTTCCTCAAGCATTGAAAGGCATATCCTGTCTTTTAGGCTGCCACCAGGATTAAAGCTTTCGAGCTTGGCAAAAATTTGTGCAGACCCCGGCTCTGCGACCTTATTTATCCGAACGATCGGGGTCTGGCCTATGAGCTCTGTCACATCATTTGCGATCTTGTCCGAGAACGGGCACCCGCCACCCATGTAATAGACAAATTCGAGCTTATCATTTGCCTTGAGCTTTGTTTCTTTATACTTTGCCCTATCGATTATCTCTTCATTGAGTTCAACCGTTACAACTTCCGGCCTGATCTTTTTTGCTTCCAATAACTTGGATAACATCATCCCGTCTTCTATCGTTTCTTTTTTCCCGTTAATTACTATTTCCATCTCAACCCCCTTTTTTTTCCTCATCCGTGGTGGGTGAGGTATTTCCCGACTTCTTTTCCAAAATACGTTATTATCAGGTCCGCGCCGGCTCTTTTTATAGAAGTCAGCACTTCCATAACAAGTGAAAGATCTTCTCCTCCGCCATTCTTTAACATACTGTATTCGCCGCTAACATTGTATGCCGCAAGCGGAATTCTTACCTCTTTTTTTGCCTGAAAAATAATATCAAGATATGATAACGCAGGCTTGATCATAACGATCGCCGCACCTTCTTTGATCTCTTTGCGGATCGACTGCATGGCACCTTTTGTATCGGCTGTATTTAACTGATACCCCGTCCTGTCACCATATGCAGGGGCGCTGTTGGCTGCTTCCCTGAATGGACCGTAGAAATTAGACGCAAATTTTGCCGAATATGCCATTATTTCGACTTTTTTATATCCATTTTTATCAAGTGCTTGTCTTATGGCTTTTACTTGTCCCTTCATCATAGCCGAAGGCGAAACGACATCTGCCCCGGCGACTGCGTGCGACACCGCGATCTTAGCCAGCGCCTCTAGCGTTGCTTTATTATCAATCTTTCTTTTGGATTCCATTATCCTGCAATGACCATGAGTTGTATAAGCGCACAAACAAACATCGGTTATGACCGTTATGCTTTTAAATTCTTTTTTTATGGCTCGAATGGCGTTTTGGACAATTCCATTCTTATTGTAAGCATCACAGGCGTCTTCTGACTTACTTTTTGGAACACCAAATAACAGGACTTTGGTTACGCCATATTTTTTTATTTCCGCGATCTCTTTTAATAAATTTTCAACAGAATAACGGTTGATGCCGGGCATCGATTTGATCGCTTGCTTCTCGTTTTTACCTAGAACCACAAAATATGGCATAATAAGATCTTTGGATTTAACTTCAACTTTACTCAATTTCTATTTTCTCCTCGGTTATCTTTTCATCAACAATTCTAAAAGCCCGGACATTCGGCTTATTGGTCAAAGATACAATAATATAGTAAGAATCGGGATAATAAGCCAGAGCCACGTCCTTTGCCGATGGATACGCCTCGGAATGCGTATGCGAATGATATATTGCTACCATTTGCATCTGGATCTCGCGCATCTTTTTCATCACAGTCAATTGTTCTTTTGGATCCATAAAATAACAAAGGTCCGGAGTATCGGAGGTATTCGTCATTTTATAGATCTTATCAACGCGAGAATCTCTCCCGCCCAATAATCCGCAAACTTCAGCTAAAGGGTTTTTCTTCGCATGCCCTAATATTTCATCATAAACATTCTTTTTTATGGTTAACATTTACATCATACCTTAAAAACACTCAACAACAAAAATGAAATTATCCCTGAAACTATAGGGGCCACAAGCCAAACAATAAGAGTTTTGGGCCCGGATTTTCCGCCTGATGACATAACATGTTCATGCTTAATTGTCCCGATAGCAAAAATCGCCAATGTATTCAACTGTACAAGCGATTGGGGAAAGCCCATGAACGACGCGACTAAAAGCAAAGTTGCCGTCACAAAAGAAACGATCGTCGATGTTACAAGCCCTAACGGGAC
It contains:
- a CDS encoding M67 family metallopeptidase, which produces MLTIKKNVYDEILGHAKKNPLAEVCGLLGGRDSRVDKIYKMTNTSDTPDLCYFMDPKEQLTVMKKMREIQMQMVAIYHSHTHSEAYPSAKDVALAYYPDSYYIIVSLTNKPNVRAFRIVDEKITEEKIEIE
- the cysK gene encoding cysteine synthase A yields the protein MEIVINGKKETIEDGMMLSKLLEAKKIRPEVVTVELNEEIIDRAKYKETKLKANDKLEFVYYMGGGCPFSDKIANDVTELIGQTPIVRINKVAEPGSAQIFAKLESFNPGGSLKDRICLSMLEEAEKAGLLKPGYTVIEPTSGNTGIGLAMVCAVKGYKCILTMPETMSLERIYILKSYGAEVVLTPGIEGMKGSIKKAEQLSKKIPHSFMPQQFKSKANPEVHKKTTAIEILDVINSEIHAFVATVGTGGTITGVSEVLKQRYPSVKIVAVEPKGSHVLSGGQPGPHKIQGIGAGFIPEILNRGIINECVAVSDDCAFKMTKRLAREEGLLVGISSGAAAYAAIKVAKDLGPNKVVVTIFPDTGERYFSMEQYFNA
- a CDS encoding sulfurtransferase TusA family protein, translated to MFKLSKEIKDGMKNYKQSLDELLQNKIPQVRFKGVRVPWGIYSHRGGGIYMTRIRIPAGIVSGEQLIALAQASQKFGSGKLHITTRQDIQIHNVKIEDTIKLMEFLSDFDLSSRGGGGNTVRNIMSCAKAGVCPDEVMDTRKYAVALTEYLIQDEKSFQMPRKFKLTFSGCAKDCGGVITNDMGFLAEKGGFRVYVGGGMGARSILGKLLEEHIKPEDLPYCAEAVRNVFLKHGDPKNRHYNRLRFLIEKIGYPEFQKLYREEFKDLKAQKKIVLRDIVAPKYEEINDSIAQNDDANYKEFLKYNVFPQKQKGYSIVELRINRGDLSAQELENLGSLSKEFPNIDFRATQKQNLLICFVRNGGLFKLYTKINGILKDFLYPETLLDIVACKGALTCNLGVCNSPGLSESLEEMIKKEFVGSYAFKKLEVRINGCPNSCGQVPLGKIAFYGLVKRVGNRPVPFYNLLVGGHKAASNTKFGEEIGLIPGRNVPAFLRALFKKMEVALSADINVDEYLEKTGKGLARELLKDYIAVPSYEENKDFYVDWGKTEEFSLTGISQGECGAGVLDIIESDLKDAKEFLEKATLKDLYKALIYSARALLMTKGVDTIVESEIMAQFKEKFVEMGIVAYKFKNIIEFAFSILKEEVSQTDAKAYVQELFDEVSAAYKAMDPTFHFPIRHELKKEAEDKKTEEKKVASHEVLMDLRGVACPINYVKVKIRLETMEKGDKILVYLDQGEPIINVPASLKNDGQDVISITEKDNYFEVLVKKEV
- the hemB gene encoding porphobilinogen synthase, translated to MPYFVVLGKNEKQAIKSMPGINRYSVENLLKEIAEIKKYGVTKVLLFGVPKSKSEDACDAYNKNGIVQNAIRAIKKEFKSITVITDVCLCAYTTHGHCRIMESKRKIDNKATLEALAKIAVSHAVAGADVVSPSAMMKGQVKAIRQALDKNGYKKVEIMAYSAKFASNFYGPFREAANSAPAYGDRTGYQLNTADTKGAMQSIRKEIKEGAAIVMIKPALSYLDIIFQAKKEVRIPLAAYNVSGEYSMLKNGGGEDLSLVMEVLTSIKRAGADLIITYFGKEVGKYLTHHG